The nucleotide window TTCTTGGCGGAAGCCTTCTTCACGGCCTTCTTGGCGGTCTTCTTGGCGCCAGCAGCCTTCTTGGCACCTGCGGCCTTCTTGGCCGGCTTGCGACGGGCCTTCTTGGCCGGGGCAGCAGCGGCCGGAGCTTCGGCAGCGGCGGTGTTTTCAACAGCGTTCATTTCGGTATCGATGGACATGTGGGTTTCCCCTCCGACGTTGGTTCAGTACTTGGCGTGGGCCTACGGGTAGTTATCAACAAGGCTTCGAACGTGGTTCCGGGAACAGGCCGGCAGCTTTCAGTCAAGCTGCCGGCCTGTGCTCAGAACTTACCGTAATAGCCTTCCTTCAAAGCATCAAAGAGGTTGGCCGCGGTGTGCATTTCACCGTCGTACTCCACCTCTTCATTGCCTTTCAGTTCGATAACGCTACCGTCTTCTAATTCGAAGCGGTAGAGGGTGCTCTCAAGATCGGCCTCTTTGACCAGCACGCCCTGGAACGCGGCGGGGTTGAATCGGAACGTCGTGCAACCCTTGAGGCCCTGTTTATAAGCGTAAAAATAGATGTCTTTGAAATCTTCGTAAGGATAATCGGTCGGGACATTCGCTGTCTTGGAAATCGACGAGTCGATCCATTTTTGCGAGGCCGCCTGGATGTCGACGTGCTCTTTGGGGCTGATGTCGTCGGCCGAAACGAAGTATTCGGGCAGCTTGGCCTGGGCGTCATCGGTGAACGGCATGGCCTGCGCATTGATCAGGGCGCGGTAGGCCAGCAGCTCGTAGCTGTACACCTCGACCTTCTCTTTCGTCTTGCGACCCTCGCGGATCACGTTGCGCGAATAGTGGTGGGCGAAGCTCGGCTCGATGCCGTTGCTGGCGTTGTTGGCCAGCGACAGGGAAATGGTGCCGGTGGGCGCGATCGAGCTGTGGTGGGTGAAGCGCGCGCCGGTTTCGGCCAGGTCCGCCACCAGGTTCGGGGCCACCTCGGCCACGCGCTGCATGTAGCGGCTGTACTTGGCGTGCAGGATGCGGCCGGGGATCGTGTCGCCGGCCTTGTAGCCGTCGGCGACCATTTCCGGGCGCTTGCGCAGCATGTCGCCGGTGACGGTGAAGTCCTTGAGCAGGATCGGGGCCGGGCCCTTTTCCCGGGCAAGCTCAAGCGCGACTTCCCAGCCGGCGACCGCCATTTCGCGGGACACGTCTTCGGTGAAGGACACCGCGTCGGCGTTGCCGTAGCGCAACTTGAGCATGGTGAGGGTCGAACCCAGGCCCAGGAAGCCCATGCCGTGACGGCGCTTGGAGAGGATTTCGTTGCGCTGCTGTTCCAGCGGCAGGCCGTTGATCTCCACCACGTTGTCGAGCATGCGGGTGAAGATCTTCACCACCTCGCGGTATTCGTCCCAGTCGAAACGGGCCTTGGGGCCGAAGGGATCGCGCACGAAGGTGGTGAGGTTGATCGAGCCCAGGAGGCAGGAGCCGTAGGGCGGCAACGGCTGCTCGCCGCAGGGGTTGGTGGCGCGGATGTGCTCGCACCACCAGTTGTTGTTCATCTCGTTGACCTTGTCGATCAGGATGAAACCCGGCTCGGCGAAGTCATACGTGGACACCATGATCATGTCCCACAGGTGCCGCGCGCGGATGTGGCCGTAGATCTTGCAGGCGACCAGGCCGTCTTCGCGCTCGACGTAGTTTTCGTGGGTCGGCCACTCGCGCCACACCACCTTGGCGGCGTCGGTGAGGTCGACCTCGTCCTGCTCCTTGACGTGCACCGGGAAGACCAGCGGCCAGTCCTGGTCGTGCTCGACGGCCTGCATGAAGCCGTCGGTGACCAGCAGCGACAGGTTGAACTGGCGCAGGCGACCGTCTTCGCGCTTGGCGCGGATGAATTCCTTCACGTCCGGATGGCTGACGTCGAACGTGCCCATCTGCGCGCCACGACGGCCACCGGCCGAGGACACGGTGAAGCACATCTTGTCGTAGATATCCATGAAGGACAGCGGGCCGCTGGTGTAGGCGCCGGCACCGGAGACGTAGGCGCCGCGCGGACGCAGCGTCGAGAATTCGTAGCCGATGCCGCAGCCGGCTTTCAGCGTGAGGCCGGCCTCGTGCACCTTCTCCAGGATGTCGTCCATGGAGTCGCGGATCGTGCCGGACACGGTGCAGTTGATCGTGGAGGTGGCGGGCTTGTGTTCCAGCGCGCCCGCGTTGGACGTGATGCGGCCGGCGGGAATGGCACCGCGGCGCAGGGCCCAGAGGAAGCGTTCGTTCCAGTGTTCGCGAAGTTCCGGCGTGGCTTCGACGTCGGACAAAGCGCGCGCGACGCGCTGGTAAGTCTCGTCGACGCTGCCGTCGACCGGCGCGCCCGTTTTCGATTTCAGGCGGTATTTCTTGTCCCAGATGTCGTAGGACGCAGGTTGCAGCGGTATCACGGCGTTGCCATCTCGGTTGATTGTCTTACCCACGGCTGGTGCACGCAGTGTGCTCATCGGCTTCCTGACCTCGCGGAGCTTTCGGTTCTTGTTGTATGGCTCAGTCCTAAGCACTGCCTAAGCGCCTGGACTTTTCCCTGCCTTGGTATTCGACAACTCCCCCCAGAGCTGTCTTTGTGACACCAGCACTTGTTAAAGGCTTGGCATCGATACACAACATGTTGTGGTTGCAACGGAGTGGAAATTACCCCTGCGACTGGCCGATGTAAAGAGTCGATGACGTGACGGAGGTATTCACGCCGGCTTGCTATATCGGAAGTCGTAGTTGAGGACGCTCGGACACATGCCCGGTGAGTGCATAACGTGGCGGCCTGTGGATGCCGGCTTTCGCCGGCATGACGGCGCGTGGTGTGTGTGGCGGGCGTTTTGATCGGTCGTAGCAGAGCGCGCTCGGAAACGTGCTGGTGAGCGCACGATGTGGCGGTCCGTGGATGCCGGCTTTCGCCGGCATGACGGCACGTGGGGCGTGTGGCGTGGGGGGTGTGGCGGGCACTTTGATCGGTCGTAGCCGAGCGCGCTCGGACAGGTGCTGGTGAGTGCACGATGTGGCGGCCTGTGGATGCCGGCTTTCGCCGGCATGACGGCACGTGGGGTGTGTGGCTGACTTTTTGTTCGATCGAAGGGGAGCGCGCTCGGACACCTGCTGATGAGTGCAGGATGTGGCGGTCCATGGATGCCGGCTTTCGCCGGCATGACGGCGCGTGGGGTGTGTGGCGGGCTTTTGGTTCGATCGAAGCGGAGCGCGCTCGGACACGTGCTGGTGAGTGCACGATGTGGCGGTCCGTGGATGCCGGCTTTCGCCGGCATGACGGCGCGTGGCGTGTGTGGCGGGCTTTGGGTTCGATCGAAGCGGAGCGCGCTCGGACACGTGCTGGTGGGTGCACGATGTGGCGGCCTATGGATGCCGGCTTTCGCCGGCATGACGGCGCGGGGAGTGTGCGGTGGAGGTTTTGATTGAGCGCGTTGCCTTGGAGAAATGAGGCGCCGACACCATAGGTGACGGAACCGTCCGTGCCGGTGAGGAGTCGAACGCCGGCCGTTTCAGATTGTTGAGGAGTCAGCATGTTCCGACGCACCTTCCGTTCCCTCGCTGCCCTGCTCGCCCTCGTGCTGGGCGTAGGCGTGCCGGTGACCAGCCAGGCGGGCCTGCCGCCGTCGGTGGACGGGCAACCCCTGCCCTCGCTCGCGCCGATGATCGAAAAGGTCACCCCCGCTGTGGTGAACATCTCGACCAAGACGCGCGTGCAGGTGCGCGATCCGTTCTTCGACGACCCCATGTTCCGGCAATTCTTCGGCCTGCCCGGCAACCAGCGCCAGCGCATCGCGCAAAGCCTGGGTTCGGGCGTGATCGTGGATGCGGCCAAGGGTTACATCCTGACCAATAACCATGTGGTCGGCGGCGCCGACGACATTACGGTGACCTTGCAGGACGGGCGCGACTTCAAGGGCAAGCTGATCGGCACCGACCCGGATACGGACGTGGCCGTGGTGCAGATCCAGGCGACGAATCTGCAGGCCTTGCCCCTGGCGGATTCGGCCAAGTTGCGTGTGGGCGATTTCGTAGTGGCTGTCGGCGATCCCTTCGGGCTGGGTCAGACAGTGACGTCAGGCATCGTCTCGGCGCTCGGCCGTTCGGGGCTGGGCGGCACGGGGTACCAGAATTTCATCCAGACCGATGCCTCGATCAATCCGGGTAACTCCGGCGGCGCGCTGGTGAACCTGCGCGGCGAGCTGATCGGCATCAACACCATGATTTTCTCGCCGTCGGGCGGCAACGTCGGCATCGGCTTCGCCATTCCCACCAATCTCAGCCGCGATGTGATGGAGCAGCTGATCGCCCACGGCAAGGTGAGTCGCGGCAACCTGGGCGTGGAGACGCAGGACATCACGCCGCGCATCGCGCAGGTGCTGGGGCTTAAGGGCACGTCGGGTGCGGTGGTCACGCGCGTCAGCTCCGGCTCGCCGGCCGACAGCGCCGACCTGCAGATCGGCGATGTCATCACCGCCATCGACGGCAAGCCACTGCGCAACGCACAGGAGCTGCGCAATGCCGAGGGCCTGATGCCGGTGGGCAGCACCGTGAAGCTGACGGTCCAACGGGCCGGCGCGACCCGCGATATCACCGCGACGCTTGCGCCGGAGAAGCTCGCCACGGTGGATGGCGCGACGCTCGATGCACGCCTGGCTGGCGTGACCTTCAGCGAGTTGTCGCAGAACCTGCGCAGCCAGGGCGTGGCGGGCGTGGCGGTGAGCCACGTGCGCAGCGGGAGTCGCGCGGCACTGGCCGGTCTCAGTGCCAACGACGTGGTGATTGGCGTGGGCAATGCCCGCATTCCCAATCTCAGCACGCTCAAGCGGCTGGCGGGCATCAATCCGCGCCAGCTGGTGCTGATCGTTTCGGGTGACGACGGCGTCCGTTACGTCGATATTCGCTAGGACGTTTCGCGGCCTCCCCGGCCGATGCTGCCGGGGAGGTTCGGAAATCACGGGCCGCAACTTGAGCCGTCGTCCGATGGCCGGTCTGTCAGTTATCGCCTCATGATGTGCGGGGCGACTTACTGAGTTGTGTCATCTCCCCCTGACATTGGTGTCGTCCTGGGCGGGGGAGGTATCGCGATGAAGGCTTTCGCGTCTGCTAATGGCGTCGCAAACGCCCTGATATGTACAGCGCAGACTCAGGTTGCAGCGCAGCAACCTGAATTAAGGATGCGATGCTTCGCACATGTCGGACATTTCCCTAGTACAAGCTGGTGTTCGCGCTTGATGTTTCCTACACGTGCGGCTGAAATACCGGGGCTTTTTCCTACGCATGCGCCCATTGACGGCAGTACGCGAATCTCACTAGTCGAACCGAGGTTTCCAACCATCATGTCCTTCCGTCTCGCTCGTATCCTTTCGGTGGCGCTCCTGGGCGTCTGCGCGGCCACCGCGCTGCACGCCGACCCGGCCCCCAAGGCCAAAACCAAGAAGGCCGCTGCGCCGGCCGTTCCCACCCTGGTGTGGCGCGGTGACGTCGCTACCGCCCGCGGCATCGTGATTGACGTGGCCAAGGCCTACGAGAAGGCCGGCAAGGGCAAGATCGAAGTCCAGCCGTTCAACACCGCCTCGGGCCTGGACGCCGTGGCCATCGGCACCGCCGATTTCGCCGGCAGCGCCCGCGGCGCCGATACGGCCGCCGAGAGCAACCTGGTCTTCACGCCGGTGGCGTGGGACGCGCTGGTGCTGATTACCTACCCGTCCAACCCGGTCAACAACCTGACGCTCAAGCAGGTGCACGACATCTACTACGGCAAGATCACCAACTGGAAGGACGTGGGTGGTCGCGACGAGCCGATCAACCTGTACGCCGTGGCCAGCCCCGGTGACGGCGTCGAGTACAGCTTCCGCAAGCTGGTGTTCGGCCGCGGCAACCAGCCGGTCGCCGCCCCGCGCCTGTACGTGAACACCGCCAAGCTCGAAGAGGCCGTGACACTCGATCCGAAGGCGATGGGCGTGACCACGCTGGCCGGTATCGCCGGCAACACCAAGGTGAAGCTGGTCACCATCAACGGCGTCCCGGCCAACACGGGCACCGTCACGGATGGCAGCTACCCGCTGTACATGCCGATCTACCTGGTGACCAACCAGAACAACCCGAAGGGCGCGCAGATCCAGACCTTCATGGAATTCGTGCAGTCCGACGCCGTGCGTGACATCGCCAAGAAGCACCAGCTGGTGCCGTTCTCCGATGCACCGCAGCTGGTGGACATGGACGTGGAGCGTCGCGCCAAGATCCTGGCCGAAGTGGGCTCGAAGATGACGGCCGATACCACCAAGGTGTCCGCCCCGGGTGCGTCCTACGCCGCTCGCGCTGCCGTCGCCCCGACCTCGGAGCTGACCCAGCAGGCCCGCCAGTCGCTCGACGCGCGTAACGCCGAAAGCGCCGCCAAGAAGGCCGAGGCCGCCGGTGGCACGCACACCGTCGCCAAGGGCGAGACGCTGTCCACCATCGCCAAGAAGTATTCGGTGAGCGTGTCGGACCTGAAGTCGTGGAATGACCTCAAGGGTGATAGCGTGAAGGTGGACCAGGTACTGAAGGTGAGCCCGAACTGATGCATGAATCGATGCGCATCCGCGCGCTGACGCTGGATCTCGATGACACCTTGTGGCCGGTGCTGCCGGCCCTCGAGAAGGCCGATCGCGACGTGGATGCGTATCTGCGTCAGCACTATCCCGCTGTGGCGCGCGCCTGGCCCATTCCGGCCATGCGCGCGCTGCGGACCGAGGTCGCCGCCGAGCGCGTCGACCTCGCCCACGATTTCACCGCCCAGCGCCACCTCACCATGCGGCGCGCGTTCCTTGCCTGCGGCATCGAAGAGGCGCCCATCGAGGCGCTGTGGAACATCTACTTCGCCGCGCGCAACAGCGTGGAGCTTTACGTCGACAGCCTGCCGGCGCTGGAGCGCATCACCGCACTGCGGCCGATTGCCAGCCTGACCAACGGCAACGCCGACCTGCAGATGATTGGCATCCACACGCATTTCGCGCATCACGTCTGCGCGCGGGATACGGGTGTCGCCAAGCCCGATCCGCGCATTTTTACGGCCGCCGCCGAGATGCTGGGCATCGCCCCGTCGAACATCCTGCACGTGGGTGACGATCCGGAACTGGACGTCGTCGGTGCACGCGACGCCGGCCTCCGCACCGCCTGGATCAACCGCTCTCGCCACCCCTGGCCCGGCGCCCTCGGCCCCGCCCCCGACCTCGACCTGCCCGACATGTCCGCCCTGGCCGACTGGCTGGACACCCACGTAAAAACCAATCACTAAAGTCAGCACTCCGCTCTACCCCATTCACCATTCCCCATTCCCCGCTCTTCCGTTCACAGTTCTCGGTTCCCCGTTCTCCCGTTCCCAGTCA belongs to Dyella terrae and includes:
- a CDS encoding adenosylcobalamin-dependent ribonucleoside-diphosphate reductase codes for the protein MSTLRAPAVGKTINRDGNAVIPLQPASYDIWDKKYRLKSKTGAPVDGSVDETYQRVARALSDVEATPELREHWNERFLWALRRGAIPAGRITSNAGALEHKPATSTINCTVSGTIRDSMDDILEKVHEAGLTLKAGCGIGYEFSTLRPRGAYVSGAGAYTSGPLSFMDIYDKMCFTVSSAGGRRGAQMGTFDVSHPDVKEFIRAKREDGRLRQFNLSLLVTDGFMQAVEHDQDWPLVFPVHVKEQDEVDLTDAAKVVWREWPTHENYVEREDGLVACKIYGHIRARHLWDMIMVSTYDFAEPGFILIDKVNEMNNNWWCEHIRATNPCGEQPLPPYGSCLLGSINLTTFVRDPFGPKARFDWDEYREVVKIFTRMLDNVVEINGLPLEQQRNEILSKRRHGMGFLGLGSTLTMLKLRYGNADAVSFTEDVSREMAVAGWEVALELAREKGPAPILLKDFTVTGDMLRKRPEMVADGYKAGDTIPGRILHAKYSRYMQRVAEVAPNLVADLAETGARFTHHSSIAPTGTISLSLANNASNGIEPSFAHHYSRNVIREGRKTKEKVEVYSYELLAYRALINAQAMPFTDDAQAKLPEYFVSADDISPKEHVDIQAASQKWIDSSISKTANVPTDYPYEDFKDIYFYAYKQGLKGCTTFRFNPAAFQGVLVKEADLESTLYRFELEDGSVIELKGNEEVEYDGEMHTAANLFDALKEGYYGKF
- a CDS encoding DegQ family serine endoprotease is translated as MFRRTFRSLAALLALVLGVGVPVTSQAGLPPSVDGQPLPSLAPMIEKVTPAVVNISTKTRVQVRDPFFDDPMFRQFFGLPGNQRQRIAQSLGSGVIVDAAKGYILTNNHVVGGADDITVTLQDGRDFKGKLIGTDPDTDVAVVQIQATNLQALPLADSAKLRVGDFVVAVGDPFGLGQTVTSGIVSALGRSGLGGTGYQNFIQTDASINPGNSGGALVNLRGELIGINTMIFSPSGGNVGIGFAIPTNLSRDVMEQLIAHGKVSRGNLGVETQDITPRIAQVLGLKGTSGAVVTRVSSGSPADSADLQIGDVITAIDGKPLRNAQELRNAEGLMPVGSTVKLTVQRAGATRDITATLAPEKLATVDGATLDARLAGVTFSELSQNLRSQGVAGVAVSHVRSGSRAALAGLSANDVVIGVGNARIPNLSTLKRLAGINPRQLVLIVSGDDGVRYVDIR
- a CDS encoding LysM peptidoglycan-binding domain-containing protein, which codes for MSFRLARILSVALLGVCAATALHADPAPKAKTKKAAAPAVPTLVWRGDVATARGIVIDVAKAYEKAGKGKIEVQPFNTASGLDAVAIGTADFAGSARGADTAAESNLVFTPVAWDALVLITYPSNPVNNLTLKQVHDIYYGKITNWKDVGGRDEPINLYAVASPGDGVEYSFRKLVFGRGNQPVAAPRLYVNTAKLEEAVTLDPKAMGVTTLAGIAGNTKVKLVTINGVPANTGTVTDGSYPLYMPIYLVTNQNNPKGAQIQTFMEFVQSDAVRDIAKKHQLVPFSDAPQLVDMDVERRAKILAEVGSKMTADTTKVSAPGASYAARAAVAPTSELTQQARQSLDARNAESAAKKAEAAGGTHTVAKGETLSTIAKKYSVSVSDLKSWNDLKGDSVKVDQVLKVSPN
- a CDS encoding HAD family hydrolase — encoded protein: MRIRALTLDLDDTLWPVLPALEKADRDVDAYLRQHYPAVARAWPIPAMRALRTEVAAERVDLAHDFTAQRHLTMRRAFLACGIEEAPIEALWNIYFAARNSVELYVDSLPALERITALRPIASLTNGNADLQMIGIHTHFAHHVCARDTGVAKPDPRIFTAAAEMLGIAPSNILHVGDDPELDVVGARDAGLRTAWINRSRHPWPGALGPAPDLDLPDMSALADWLDTHVKTNH